The DNA window GTTCTGCATCCCATGGTGGCAATTTCGTACTTGTATCTGTCTGGGTCATTTATATCCCACTTCTCGTTGTGGTTAAATGGTGCGTCTAAGAACACAAAATTAGGGAAAAGTCTTTTTGAAGAAACCTCACACGATCTTATAAACAGGTCAAAGTTAGGAGTTTCAAATTGTAGTTTCCCCTTGATAGCCTTGTCCCAGTTTTGGCAGGCCAACTTAAAATCCTTTTCAGAGTATGATATCCCCTCTTTTATTTTAAGTATCTGAATGGGAAATATCGGTGTTTCAGAATCTCCGAGACCCTCTTCAGTGGATTTTAACAGTTCAAAAGAGACCATTCTTCCTTCTGGGGAAGTATCGGTACCATAGTTTATCGAGCTGAATACAACCTGATTTCCACCTCTAGAATGCATTGTATTGAGATTGTGGATAAATCCTTCCATGGCCTGGTGAGTCTCGTTTTTTGTGTCATTGTAAGCGATCATGACTAGTCTGTCCACAGTTTTTTGAGGTAGGTTAAGCTCCGATGCCAATTTTCCCTTCGTTTCATAATCGACGTCTATAGTTGTCACAAGGGTATTTACTATTTGTTTGACTTCTTTACTCTTTTCCTCTATATAGTCAAATTCTAAGAAAGTAAGTGCTCTGTATCTAAAATGTCTTCTGAAAGATTTTAAGACTCCGGGAGCCATAAAAAAATCAAAAGCAGGGATCGCCTGTCCTCCGTGCTGTTCATTTTGGTTTGTCTGAAATATTATTGTAGCCAGTACAGCATAGGTAGATATGGATTTTGGTTCTCTTATCTTTCCGTGTTTAGATGAGAATCCCTTGCTGAAAAGTTTCTTCAGATCGTACTGTACACATGTAGAAGTTTTGGTTGGATAATAATCCAAATCGTGTATGTGAATATCACCGCTCATATGGGCTCTAGAATATTCCTGATTAAGCAGATACTTGTGTGTGTAGTCTTTTGTGGTTTCGCTGGCAAATGTCATCATCTGACCACTTGGAGTGTCTCCTGCCATATTTGCATTTTCTTTATTTATATTATTTTTTTCTACAGTTACTATTCCGTCAAAGGCTTTTTTTATGTGTGTTCTTTTGTGTCTTTCTACATTTCTCATATCTCTGTACAAGATATATTTTTTTGCAACTTCAGGATACTCTTGCATCAGTTCTTTTTCTACTACATCTTGTATAGATTCTACTTCCATATCTGAATTCAATTTTAGTATTTTTGAAGCTGCAGATAGAGAAAACTCTTTAGGTATATCCTTACCTGCTGCAATTCCAGCTTTTTCGATAACATTGATTATTTTTTTTTCGTCAAAGGGAACTTTTGTTCCGTCTCTTTTTATAACAAACATGAGAAACCCCCTATATTTAGTTTAAACCTAAATCAAATGATACCATATGTGGTATTCTATGTCTAGTTTAATGATGGGATGTCAGCTATATATTTTTTATATTTTGTACTCTGTTTCATATTTTAAAAGGCTATCTAACCAGCATTTAAAATCTGTTTTCTAATATAGAAAAATATTTTAAAGTATTAAATTTATCCAAAGGCTTCTGTCACTTTTCCTTGATGAAAAGCACCCCAAGGGCATTTCCTCCCTTTGGTCAGGGCATAACCAAAAATCAAGCCTTGTCTTGTCCAAGATAAAATATAATAAATTTTACTAAAAATACAAAACTCGCTACGCTAAAACATTGTATTTTCTTCACGCAAAATTAATGATATTTCTTAACGCTTGTCCTACGAATAGGCACTTTAAGGACTTAAAAAATCATTTGACTCTTTTAATATCTTAATGGCATTGATAAAATTAGCGTTAAGAATGACCGAAGTAAAATCCTTAGAAAAAATCGTTGTCTGAGTGCAGCGAGTAGCCAAAAAATAACGAGTGATACGAGTATATTTTCTGGTTCTCAGAAACTTTTTTTCTGAGTTTCCTAATTCATCTTGGATTTTCAAGGTTATTTAGCTGATTTTTCACAGCCTTGACCTTTTGGTTACTTTTCTGTCAAGAGAAAAGTAACATTAGATAAATTCAGTAATTTATGAGAATTTCTTTCAAGTAGCAACTTAGGTTAAGTATCGACTGAATGAAATACTAGGTGTTATTTGTGTCAAAAGGATGTCCTTTTCATTAAAATTTTTTTAAAAAAAAGTATTAGCCCATAAATTTGGTATAATATATTTGTAATAGGTTTTTTTTAATTTCTTTCGAATAAAAAATATATAATAGGCAAGATATATTTCAAAGATTTTTTTAAAGTAAGGGGGTTCATAATGAAAAGAATATTTGGAGTGCTTTTTTTTATGATGATTGTGAGTTTTACCTATGGAAATACATCTTACAAAATATCAAGGTCTGTTCTCACTGACGGGATAATTCAAAAGGAGCCAGCTCCTGACAGGGACCTGTTTTATCTGGGAGAGAGGGCTATTTTCTTTACGGAGCTTACTGATATAGGGGTAGATGAAAAAAAAGTTTTTCATAGATGGTATCTGATAAAAAGTGATGGAACCAAAGATATGATGGCATCTGTTCCACTGAAAGTAAAAGGATACAGATGGCGTACCTGGTCATCTAAAAACCTCTATAACAGGGGAAAGTGGATGGTAGAGTTGACAGATGACCAGGATGTTATTTTGGTATCGAAAGAGTTTATAGTGCAGTGATTTTCTTAAGCTGTATTTTTGCAATGCTAATATAGTCAATTTGAATTTTATCAAATTTGAGGGTTTAATTTAAATCAGCACACAGAGAATATTTTATGAAGTGCTGATTTAAAATTTTTAACTTTTTTGTGAAATTTATAACTTTTTTCTTTTGTGGATGACCTAAGAATTTATTTTTTATATTTTAAGTATAAATAAAAAAAATGAAAAAAATTCGAAGTTTTCTCAAAACGTGTGTAATTAAAACATTCTTTTATTTTTTTTTGTTTTTTTTAAAAGAAAACTATATATAAATTTCTTTGGTATCACTGGGGTAGGGGTAATATATATATATTGTAAATGAACAACATTAAAATAAAGTAATTGTATATAGTAGGAAAAAAAAGGTATACCTTTATTGTGAATGATGTTACTAAATGATAATTACAGAAAATTTTCTCAGGGGTGTTGCTATGGGAAATAGAGTTTTAGTCACGGGGTATTCAAAAATACCTGGAGGGATCTCTGCATCAGATGTGTATTCAGTGATAGGTGTGAGTATGGAGGTAGATGTAGAAACTGGAGAAATTATTAAAGCAGATTGTTCGCTAGTGACTCAATTAGCTAGGGAATTTGTAAAGAGGATACTTGAAGGAGAAAAGCTGACAGACATCAGCGGTCTCGAACATAAATTCAAAAACGATTATCATGGCTCCACTAGGAAAGCATTAATAACTGCTACGAAAATATGTTGTGATAGATACCTCAAAGCTTTAGAAAACAGGAAAGCCCTGGAAACTAGTAAGTGACGGTTTTGCCGCTGGAATAAAGCGACCCTTTATTCTTTTACCCGGTAAAATAAAAGTTGATTTACTTTCTTTAAGAGAAGTGTATTAAGCACTAAGCATCTTTATGCGTGTGATATAATACATAGACCGAAGAGAGAGTGGATCAGCTTTTTTATTTTATAGAAACATACTAAAATTTTCTTGAGAAAATAGGATCCGGACCCTAACAGCATCTTAAGAATCTTTCGGGGCAGCCATGCTGACCTTGCGTGTACATCTCTTTTAGGAATACTTGAAGCAGTATGAGTTATTATTTTCACCAAAAACACAATGAGGGAGGAATTATGAAATTTGATTTGATGAGTTTTATGATGGATCAGTTTGTACTAATGTTCGTTGCAGTTGTTACAGGAATGATACTCGGTAAAATGCTAAAGATAGGAACTTCAGGAACACTGTTTACAGGACTTGGAATGGGATGGGCTGTCAAAAAAATGGCAGGGGATATAATAGCAGCAGGAGAGGTAGCAGGGCATGTAAAGGCTGCAAAAAAACTTCTATCGATATCTGTTGTCGATAAAATGTTCTTTCTGCTTTTCTTAATACTTTTCGTTGCGGCAGTAGGGCTTCTTGCGGCAGATAAGATAGGGGTTATTATTAAGAAATATGGTGCCAAGTTCATAATTCTTGGATTTTTGATTACTTTTCTAGGGGCAGGAACAACATACTTCCTTACAAAACTGAGCAAAAATGCAAATCCTTATGAAGTTTCTGGAGTTTATACGGGAGCGCTTACAAGTTCTCCAGGTCTTGCTGCAGCTATCGAAACTGCTAGAGACCACGCTAGAGGATGGGCAGGGACATACGCTGACCAGACAGAACATGACAAAAAGAGAATCTTAAATGTACTAGGAGACGAGACACTTACTCTTGAAAATACAGCTTCACTTACACCTGAACAGGTAGACCAGTTCTTAGTAAGAGCAGAGGCAGGGGTAGGAGTAGGACATGCTATAGGTTATCCTTTTGGAGTAATAATAGTTATTTTAGCAATGAGATTTTTCCCAATTTTATTTAGATTAGATGTAGATGCAGAATACAAAAAGTTTAACGAAGAGATGGCGGCTGCAGAAGCAGTTGGCGGAGTAAAAGAGATAGAAACTGTATCCTTTGACCTTACAGCATTTATTCTTTCCTGTGCAGTAGGGTACTTCATTGGTAAGATAAAAATCTTCTTAGGACCACTTGGTTATTTCAGCCTAGGGTCTACAGGTGGAGTACTTATAGCGGCACTGGTGTTTGGTTATATCGGTAAGATTGGAATGTTCCACTTTAGAATGGACAAGAAAATCCTTGCTGCAATAAGAGAGGTAGGACTTGCACTTTTCCTAGCTATAGTGGGACTTAGATATGGATTTGCAGTTATTGATTCACTAACTGGATCAGGACTTTTCCTAGCATTTGTGTCACTAATGGTTGGAACTGTAGCGATGACTATAGGATTCATTGTAGGAAAATATTTCATGGGAATCAACTGGATCATGCTTTCAGGAGCGATCTGTGGAGGTATGACATCTACTCCAGGACTAGGAGTTGCAATTGACGCAGTAGGTAATGATGATCCTGCAGCAGGATACGGAGCTACATATCCGTTTGCACTCTTCGGAATGGTTCTATTTACAATAATATTACACAAACTACCTATGTAAATTTTAATATTTTAAAGTATGGTAGGGCACAAATTTAAGGATGATTTTATACATGAAATGAAGTTAACTGGGTTTGTGTCCAGCCACAAAAATTTGTTTGTAACTTAAAAAGGAATTTTGAGTTTAAAATATATAGGATGTAATGGATTTTAAATATAAGCAAAACCATATTATTAAGACGAGGTG is part of the uncultured Ilyobacter sp. genome and encodes:
- a CDS encoding DUF2914 domain-containing protein, with the translated sequence MKRIFGVLFFMMIVSFTYGNTSYKISRSVLTDGIIQKEPAPDRDLFYLGERAIFFTELTDIGVDEKKVFHRWYLIKSDGTKDMMASVPLKVKGYRWRTWSSKNLYNRGKWMVELTDDQDVILVSKEFIVQ
- a CDS encoding DUF3870 domain-containing protein, with the translated sequence MGNRVLVTGYSKIPGGISASDVYSVIGVSMEVDVETGEIIKADCSLVTQLAREFVKRILEGEKLTDISGLEHKFKNDYHGSTRKALITATKICCDRYLKALENRKALETSK
- a CDS encoding anaerobic ribonucleoside triphosphate reductase; its protein translation is MFVIKRDGTKVPFDEKKIINVIEKAGIAAGKDIPKEFSLSAASKILKLNSDMEVESIQDVVEKELMQEYPEVAKKYILYRDMRNVERHKRTHIKKAFDGIVTVEKNNINKENANMAGDTPSGQMMTFASETTKDYTHKYLLNQEYSRAHMSGDIHIHDLDYYPTKTSTCVQYDLKKLFSKGFSSKHGKIREPKSISTYAVLATIIFQTNQNEQHGGQAIPAFDFFMAPGVLKSFRRHFRYRALTFLEFDYIEEKSKEVKQIVNTLVTTIDVDYETKGKLASELNLPQKTVDRLVMIAYNDTKNETHQAMEGFIHNLNTMHSRGGNQVVFSSINYGTDTSPEGRMVSFELLKSTEEGLGDSETPIFPIQILKIKEGISYSEKDFKLACQNWDKAIKGKLQFETPNFDLFIRSCEVSSKRLFPNFVFLDAPFNHNEKWDINDPDRYKYEIATMGCRTRVFENVNGEKTSVGRGNISFTSINMPRLAIRAKLDAEKELDGAPETEIQELAIEKFYDRVREMSLFVGKQLADRFSFQRTALARQFPFMMSNGIWNGGEALGLNEEVGDVLSSGTLGIGFIGGHNAMMALFGKGHGTDDKAYETLYKAVKIIKDTAEELRDKHKLNFSALATPAEGLSGRFTKIDKQIFGEISGVNDRDYYINSFHVDVKEGISAVEKIKKEAPFHELTRGGHITYIELDGEAKKNVMAIMKLVKEMHEAGIGYGSINHPVDRCKDCGYKGIVENQCPVCKSTNISKTRRITGYLTGDLDNWNSYKQKEEEDRVKHGM